Proteins from a genomic interval of Clostridium sp. M62/1:
- the tnpA gene encoding IS66 family insertion sequence element accessory protein TnpA → MSTTLNDEHWLNLITQCRSSGLTDRQWCIENGIPVSTFYYHVRALRKKACEVPEAVDAAAQKQEVVQIPLWEREQHSDTAAFHTPSICLEMQGIRIEIHEQAGADVIRNTLLALRQLC, encoded by the coding sequence ATGAGTACAACTTTAAATGATGAACATTGGTTAAATCTGATCACCCAGTGCAGATCCAGCGGGCTTACCGACCGCCAATGGTGCATAGAAAACGGGATCCCTGTCAGCACATTTTACTACCACGTCCGGGCTTTACGCAAAAAAGCCTGCGAGGTTCCGGAAGCAGTGGATGCTGCCGCACAGAAACAGGAAGTTGTCCAGATCCCACTCTGGGAAAGGGAACAGCATTCAGATACCGCAGCTTTCCATACGCCCTCGATCTGTCTGGAAATGCAGGGCATCCGTATCGAGATCCATGAACAGGCCGGGGCGGATGTGATCCGCAATACTCTTCTTGCCCTGCGGCAGCTTTGTTAG
- the tnpC gene encoding IS66 family transposase gives MPQSEMEALIQLQKETIESLRQLVDSQRHTIEQMTKSHEEQTAQLNQTIANLNETVEYLKKKLFASSSEKTKKEAFPGQMGLFNEAEATADLSVPEPALEEAVGGYKRKAKKPKATREEILAGLPVVEVPCTVPDEDRNCPYCNAPMEVIGKKVVREELRIIPAKVERIQCVQEVLGCPECKKDGASVIVGAETPSPLLKHSLASPSTVAYVMYQKYGNSIPLYRQEANWKQLGVKLPRATLANWVIKCGIDYMEPVYEQLHQHLLERDIIHADETPCQVLREEGKTAQSKSYMWLYGSGNDGLPPIRLYDYQPSRGGYHAEEFLKGFSGYLICDGFSGCNKLKGVIRCGCLAHMRRYWNEALPGKSRKSSDKTPAEIGLNYCNQLFELEKEYADLDADTRKAKRLETESAIWEAYWSWLETVKPAGGSRLAKAVTYAKNQKPYMENYLLDGRCSISNNIAENIARPYAVGRKNFLFHDTVKGARASSIIYSLVETAKLNDLNIYAYLETVLLYMPDYKNEPEGIEELMPWSDMIQQRCRIKSKS, from the coding sequence ATGCCGCAGTCAGAGATGGAAGCGCTCATACAGCTTCAGAAAGAGACCATTGAATCCCTTCGTCAGCTGGTGGACAGCCAGCGTCATACAATCGAGCAGATGACCAAAAGCCATGAGGAGCAGACCGCACAGCTGAACCAGACGATCGCAAATCTCAATGAGACAGTCGAATATCTGAAGAAAAAGCTGTTCGCATCTTCCAGCGAAAAAACAAAAAAAGAGGCATTTCCAGGACAGATGGGTCTGTTCAATGAAGCAGAAGCCACTGCAGATCTTTCTGTCCCGGAACCAGCTCTTGAGGAGGCTGTTGGTGGTTATAAACGTAAGGCAAAGAAACCAAAGGCCACCAGGGAAGAGATCCTTGCAGGGCTTCCTGTAGTGGAAGTTCCCTGCACCGTGCCGGATGAGGACAGGAACTGCCCCTACTGCAATGCTCCGATGGAGGTTATCGGGAAAAAGGTCGTGCGGGAAGAACTGCGGATCATCCCTGCAAAAGTGGAACGGATCCAGTGTGTCCAGGAAGTGCTTGGCTGTCCAGAATGTAAGAAAGACGGCGCTTCTGTTATCGTTGGGGCTGAAACACCAAGCCCGCTGCTGAAGCACAGCCTGGCATCTCCGTCCACGGTTGCTTACGTAATGTATCAGAAATATGGGAACAGCATCCCTCTTTACCGCCAGGAGGCGAACTGGAAACAGCTGGGAGTAAAGCTCCCCAGAGCGACACTGGCTAACTGGGTCATCAAATGCGGCATAGATTATATGGAGCCGGTGTATGAACAGCTTCACCAGCACCTGCTGGAGAGGGACATCATCCATGCAGATGAAACACCCTGCCAGGTACTGAGGGAAGAAGGGAAAACGGCACAGTCCAAGTCCTATATGTGGCTGTATGGCTCCGGGAACGATGGGCTGCCGCCGATCCGCCTGTATGATTACCAGCCCAGCCGCGGAGGATATCATGCGGAGGAATTTCTAAAAGGATTCTCCGGTTACCTTATCTGCGATGGCTTCAGTGGCTGCAATAAGCTGAAGGGTGTCATCCGCTGTGGCTGCCTTGCCCATATGAGGCGGTACTGGAATGAAGCGCTTCCCGGAAAATCCAGGAAGTCTTCCGATAAGACCCCTGCAGAAATCGGTTTAAACTACTGTAACCAGTTATTCGAACTGGAAAAGGAGTATGCGGATCTGGATGCCGACACCCGGAAAGCTAAGCGCCTTGAGACAGAGTCTGCCATCTGGGAGGCTTACTGGTCATGGCTTGAAACAGTGAAGCCAGCTGGCGGAAGCCGTCTGGCCAAAGCGGTGACCTATGCGAAAAACCAGAAGCCATATATGGAGAACTACCTATTGGATGGGCGGTGCTCCATATCGAACAATATCGCAGAAAATATCGCCCGCCCCTATGCAGTAGGGCGGAAAAATTTCCTGTTCCACGATACCGTAAAAGGTGCCCGTGCCAGCTCTATCATTTACAGTTTAGTAGAAACTGCAAAACTCAACGATCTGAATATCTACGCATATCTGGAGACCGTACTGCTCTATATGCCGGACTACAAAAATGAGCCCGAAGGGATAGAAGAGCTGATGCCATGGTCTGACATGATACAGCAGAGATGTCGGATCAAATCGAAAAGTTGA
- the tnpB gene encoding IS66 family insertion sequence element accessory protein TnpB (TnpB, as the term is used for proteins encoded by IS66 family insertion elements, is considered an accessory protein, since TnpC, encoded by a neighboring gene, is a DDE family transposase.) encodes MARFFLVTGYTDMRKSIDGLMAIVRDTYELDPYSNSLFLFCGRRCDRIKALHFEKDGFCLYYKRLDDGRFQWPRDSSEVRNLSRQEYRWLLEGLSIDQPKAIRPARKKDF; translated from the coding sequence GTGGCCAGATTTTTCCTTGTGACAGGCTATACCGACATGCGAAAAAGTATTGATGGCCTGATGGCAATCGTTCGGGATACCTATGAATTAGATCCCTACAGCAATTCCCTGTTTCTTTTCTGCGGCAGACGCTGTGACCGGATCAAAGCGCTCCATTTTGAAAAAGATGGCTTCTGCCTCTATTATAAACGTTTAGATGATGGGCGATTCCAGTGGCCCCGGGATTCTTCCGAAGTAAGGAATCTTAGCCGGCAGGAATACCGCTGGCTTTTAGAGGGGCTTTCCATCGATCAGCCTAAGGCAATCCGGCCTGCCCGGAAAAAGGACTTCTGA
- a CDS encoding class I SAM-dependent methyltransferase — protein MKAAKIAEYLTDFYSRYDEERRLLLKHGTVEFLTTMRYMEKYIKPGDRVLEIGAGTGRYSHALAHRGYRVDAVELVDHNIEIFRSHITPDENVSITRGNALDLSMFPDGQYDITLLLGPLYHLYSIEDKRQAVREALRVAKTGGIIFAAYVISDGCLLDEGFHRQNIHVAEYVKNGLLDPETFAAKSEPKDIFELVRKEDIDDLMSVFPVTRLHYVASDGCALFMREAIDAMDEEMFQLFLSYHFATCEREDLSGVTSHALDIFQKQSGNFFPEALQKRQQE, from the coding sequence ATGAAAGCAGCCAAAATAGCTGAGTATTTAACAGATTTTTATAGCCGCTATGATGAGGAACGCCGGCTTTTGCTCAAACACGGCACGGTTGAATTCCTCACGACGATGCGCTATATGGAAAAGTACATCAAACCCGGTGACCGTGTTCTTGAAATCGGTGCAGGAACAGGACGGTATTCCCATGCGCTGGCACACCGGGGATACCGGGTTGATGCGGTGGAATTAGTCGACCATAATATAGAAATATTCCGCAGCCATATAACGCCTGATGAGAACGTATCCATTACCCGGGGCAATGCCTTAGATTTATCAATGTTCCCTGACGGCCAATATGATATCACCCTGTTATTGGGCCCTCTTTACCATCTGTACAGCATAGAGGACAAGCGGCAGGCTGTGAGGGAGGCACTTCGCGTCGCAAAAACAGGCGGCATCATTTTTGCCGCATATGTGATTTCTGACGGGTGCCTGCTGGACGAGGGATTTCACCGTCAGAACATCCATGTGGCGGAGTATGTAAAAAACGGACTGCTGGATCCGGAAACCTTTGCAGCCAAGTCAGAGCCAAAGGATATATTTGAGCTTGTCCGGAAAGAGGATATCGATGATCTGATGTCTGTATTCCCTGTAACCAGGCTTCACTATGTGGCATCAGACGGCTGTGCTCTGTTCATGCGGGAGGCCATTGATGCTATGGATGAGGAGATGTTTCAGTTATTCTTAAGCTATCACTTTGCCACCTGCGAGCGTGAAGATTTGTCCGGTGTCACAAGCCATGCCCTGGATATTTTCCAAAAACAGTCAGGGAATTTCTTTCCGGAGGCTCTTCAGAAAAGACAGCAAGAATGA
- a CDS encoding inorganic phosphate transporter, with translation MEVSFSYFWQDMAGNPILCIMVLFTLGVIFVNGWTDAPNAIATCVTTRCLSVRGAILMSAAFNFLGVFIMTQLNSAVASTISNMVDFGNNTHYAMIALCAALLSIVVYSVTASFFGIPTSESHSLIAGLSGAAIALQHGTAGINGSEWIKVIYGLVLSLALGFFTGWLICKIITILCRELDRRKANRFFRVAQIIGAAAMSFMHGAQDGQKFIGVLFLGIAFSNGQSSVSGMEIPVWLMLLCSIVMGLGTSVGGEKIIKSVGMDMVKLERYQGFSADLAGAMCLLFSSLFGIPVSTTHTKTSAIMGVGAVKRISAINFGIVKDMMLTWIFTFPGCGLISFVMAKIFMYVFG, from the coding sequence ATGGAGGTATCATTTTCATACTTCTGGCAGGATATGGCAGGAAATCCCATTCTCTGCATTATGGTTCTCTTCACGCTGGGGGTTATTTTTGTAAACGGCTGGACAGATGCGCCGAATGCGATTGCCACCTGCGTGACAACTCGCTGCCTCAGCGTGCGGGGAGCTATTTTGATGAGCGCTGCGTTTAACTTTTTAGGAGTTTTTATCATGACGCAGCTGAACAGCGCTGTTGCGTCGACCATCAGCAATATGGTGGACTTCGGAAATAATACACATTATGCGATGATTGCCCTGTGCGCTGCGCTGCTGTCGATTGTAGTTTACAGCGTGACGGCATCCTTCTTTGGAATCCCCACCAGTGAGAGCCACAGCCTGATTGCAGGACTTTCCGGTGCGGCTATTGCGCTGCAGCATGGAACTGCCGGAATTAACGGATCCGAGTGGATTAAGGTTATCTATGGACTGGTTCTCAGCCTGGCCCTTGGCTTTTTTACCGGATGGCTGATCTGTAAAATAATTACGATTCTCTGCCGGGAGCTTGACAGGAGAAAGGCTAACCGCTTTTTCCGTGTGGCCCAGATTATCGGAGCCGCAGCTATGAGTTTTATGCACGGCGCTCAGGACGGACAGAAATTTATCGGCGTTTTGTTTCTGGGAATTGCCTTTTCAAATGGACAGAGCTCTGTGAGCGGCATGGAAATTCCCGTCTGGCTCATGCTTCTGTGCAGCATTGTCATGGGACTTGGAACCAGCGTGGGAGGAGAGAAGATTATCAAGTCAGTGGGAATGGATATGGTTAAACTGGAACGGTATCAGGGCTTCTCGGCAGATCTGGCCGGAGCTATGTGCCTTCTCTTTTCCAGCCTGTTCGGTATTCCCGTGTCCACAACCCATACAAAGACCAGTGCGATTATGGGTGTAGGAGCTGTGAAGAGGATTTCAGCCATCAACTTTGGAATCGTAAAGGACATGATGCTGACATGGATTTTTACGTTTCCGGGCTGCGGCCTGATCAGCTTTGTGATGGCTAAGATTTTTATGTACGTGTTTGGATAG
- a CDS encoding helix-turn-helix domain-containing protein: MHRQSVPIVSEALFYIEENLDSRLDLQTVASALHCSKYHLHRSFAKTAGLTIHDYVRRRQLTEAARLLVFSKKPVIEIALMSGYESQQAFAGSFKSMYKMTPGEYRAAGAFYPLQLELRLTGGPIKTDFSKDDIRFAASADIDSWMELVRLSVDGYPCLREGEYLNNLYRHISERQAFILERADMAAGIMAFSADTGRIEFWAIHPQYRGLGMEQIFLRRLAEELPQGQEISLTTYREGDKADTGYRKEYLRLGFSEKELLTEYGYPTQRLVLLQNYKDQEETANA; this comes from the coding sequence ATGCACAGACAGAGTGTTCCCATTGTCTCTGAGGCACTCTTCTATATTGAAGAAAATCTGGACAGCCGGCTGGATCTGCAGACGGTTGCGTCAGCCCTGCACTGCTCCAAATACCATCTTCACCGGAGTTTTGCGAAGACAGCCGGACTGACTATCCATGATTACGTCCGGAGACGGCAGCTGACAGAGGCGGCAAGGCTTCTGGTGTTTTCCAAAAAACCGGTGATTGAGATCGCCCTTATGAGCGGATACGAAAGCCAGCAGGCATTTGCAGGCAGCTTTAAGTCCATGTATAAGATGACGCCCGGCGAATACAGAGCAGCCGGAGCATTTTACCCACTGCAGCTGGAACTTCGTCTGACTGGAGGGCCCATCAAGACGGACTTTTCAAAAGACGATATACGGTTTGCCGCATCAGCGGATATAGACAGCTGGATGGAGCTGGTCCGCCTTTCCGTTGACGGATACCCCTGCCTGAGGGAAGGGGAATATCTTAACAACCTGTACCGCCATATTTCCGAGAGGCAGGCATTTATCCTGGAACGTGCAGATATGGCGGCCGGCATCATGGCATTTTCGGCTGACACCGGAAGGATTGAGTTTTGGGCCATTCATCCCCAGTACCGCGGTCTGGGCATGGAACAGATTTTTCTTCGCAGGCTTGCCGAGGAGCTGCCTCAGGGACAGGAAATCAGCCTGACCACATACCGGGAGGGCGATAAGGCAGATACAGGATACCGGAAGGAGTATCTGCGTCTCGGCTTTTCGGAAAAAGAACTGCTGACAGAGTACGGTTATCCGACCCAGCGCCTGGTACTTTTGCAAAACTATAAGGATCAGGAGGAAACAGCCAATGCCTGA
- a CDS encoding MFS transporter, whose product MPEAQNNWRRKTILFLVSQSVTLLGSQIVQMAVVWYVTLHTASGVWVAAFSVCSYLPQFFISFWGGVWADRYSRKHLIICADAGTAAVTLGMFILLPHISQGSMLLHMLLALSVLRSIGAGIQSPSVNAVIPQLVPKEHLMRYNGINASMQSAVQFSAPAAAGAALGMGSLRSILLIDIFTAVIGIGLFACLQLSEQEKKVIPASAFSDIQAGIQYALSQKIIGGFLMIYGLFTFLCVPAGYLSGLLVSRVYGDTYWYLTATELCGFGGMMAGGLLMSVQGGSQKCRKTLAVSMAIFGAMAVGMAAAKDFALYLVLMAVYGVALTAVQTTITTSLQEHTESSMQGRVFGFMGAMYAVCYPAGMAVFGLMADWMPLQWSMAGAGVVLILMGGGIAAGEMVEEG is encoded by the coding sequence ATGCCTGAAGCTCAGAATAACTGGAGAAGGAAGACCATCCTTTTCCTTGTCAGTCAGAGTGTCACTCTGCTTGGCTCGCAGATTGTCCAGATGGCAGTCGTCTGGTATGTAACGCTCCACACAGCAAGCGGAGTCTGGGTGGCAGCTTTTTCGGTATGCTCCTATCTGCCGCAGTTTTTCATCTCCTTCTGGGGAGGTGTCTGGGCAGACCGGTACAGCCGGAAGCATCTCATTATCTGTGCAGATGCGGGAACAGCGGCTGTCACCCTGGGAATGTTCATCCTCCTTCCTCATATTTCTCAGGGCAGCATGCTGCTTCACATGCTGCTGGCGCTGTCGGTTCTCCGCTCAATCGGGGCAGGCATCCAATCCCCTTCTGTAAATGCAGTCATCCCCCAGCTTGTCCCAAAAGAGCATCTCATGCGGTATAACGGCATTAACGCCTCCATGCAGTCTGCCGTGCAGTTTTCCGCTCCTGCTGCGGCAGGCGCAGCGCTTGGCATGGGATCCCTGCGTTCCATACTGCTGATTGATATTTTTACGGCAGTCATCGGCATCGGGCTGTTTGCCTGTTTACAGCTGTCTGAGCAGGAGAAAAAAGTGATACCTGCTTCCGCATTCTCTGATATCCAGGCCGGCATCCAGTATGCCCTCTCACAGAAAATCATCGGCGGATTCCTTATGATATATGGGCTCTTTACCTTCTTATGCGTCCCGGCAGGCTATCTCTCAGGACTGCTCGTAAGCAGAGTCTACGGCGATACCTACTGGTATCTGACGGCCACTGAGTTATGCGGCTTCGGCGGGATGATGGCAGGCGGACTTTTGATGAGCGTCCAGGGCGGCTCTCAAAAGTGCAGAAAAACCCTGGCTGTCTCCATGGCAATATTCGGCGCAATGGCAGTGGGCATGGCCGCCGCAAAAGATTTCGCACTGTACCTTGTCTTAATGGCTGTCTACGGGGTGGCGCTGACGGCTGTGCAGACAACCATCACCACTTCCCTTCAGGAACATACAGAAAGCTCCATGCAGGGGCGGGTATTCGGCTTTATGGGCGCAATGTATGCCGTGTGCTATCCTGCAGGCATGGCGGTTTTCGGCCTGATGGCAGACTGGATGCCATTGCAGTGGAGTATGGCCGGGGCCGGAGTGGTTTTGATTTTAATGGGAGGGGGAATCGCGGCGGGGGAGATGGTGGAGGAAGGGTAG
- the tnpA gene encoding IS200/IS605 family transposase, whose translation MGTWKSKNRHKYLLQYHIIFVCKYRKKLLMPKQIADDIKQFSYEICQKHKAVIRYMETDKDHIHYMIETEPTMSISKIVNLMKSYTTYHIWERYPSYLRKHFWKEHTFWTDGYFACSVGNVSEEMLRKYIENQG comes from the coding sequence ATGGGAACGTGGAAATCAAAAAACAGACACAAGTATTTGTTACAGTATCATATTATTTTCGTATGCAAGTATAGAAAGAAATTGCTGATGCCAAAACAAATAGCAGATGATATAAAGCAGTTTTCTTATGAGATATGTCAAAAGCACAAAGCCGTTATTAGATACATGGAGACAGATAAAGACCATATTCATTACATGATAGAAACAGAACCAACGATGTCCATTAGTAAAATAGTAAATCTGATGAAGAGCTATACAACATATCATATTTGGGAAAGATATCCAAGTTATTTACGAAAACATTTCTGGAAAGAGCATACTTTTTGGACGGACGGATATTTTGCTTGCAGTGTAGGAAATGTTTCAGAAGAAATGCTCCGAAAATATATAGAAAACCAGGGATAG
- a CDS encoding AAA family ATPase, giving the protein MNRIITIGREFGSGGRELGLRLSQKLGIAYYDQEIITEISKRTELSEQYIRKMSEKKPVFSFPLHIGRSFHYMQNSPWDLNLSIFREQSSIIREMAQKSDCVIVGRCADDILQEMNPLRVFVYADMEAKLTRCRQRSASDEQMTDREILSNIRRIDKSRSEYYGLYTGKVWGDKRSYDLCINTAQISMERACALLSEFFR; this is encoded by the coding sequence ATGAACAGAATTATTACCATCGGACGGGAATTTGGAAGCGGCGGACGGGAACTGGGTCTTAGGCTGTCTCAAAAACTTGGCATCGCCTATTATGACCAGGAAATCATTACAGAAATTTCCAAACGAACAGAGCTTTCAGAACAGTATATACGGAAAATGTCCGAGAAAAAACCTGTGTTTTCCTTCCCGCTCCATATCGGAAGGAGCTTTCACTATATGCAGAACTCCCCATGGGATTTAAACCTTTCCATCTTCCGGGAACAGTCCTCCATTATCCGGGAAATGGCTCAGAAATCTGACTGTGTGATCGTAGGGCGCTGTGCAGACGACATCCTTCAGGAAATGAATCCTCTCCGTGTCTTCGTCTACGCAGATATGGAGGCAAAGCTCACGCGCTGCCGCCAGAGGTCAGCCTCTGACGAACAGATGACGGACCGTGAAATACTTTCCAATATCCGAAGGATCGATAAAAGCCGTTCTGAATATTACGGTCTCTACACAGGAAAGGTCTGGGGAGACAAGCGGTCTTATGATCTCTGCATCAATACTGCCCAAATATCCATGGAGCGTGCCTGCGCTCTTTTGTCTGAATTTTTCCGGTAA
- a CDS encoding MATE family efflux transporter: MNYKELFSKTPPTKLFFTAAIPGSIGMLASALYQTIDGVLVGRILSGNAFAALNLAMPLVIINFSLADLIGVGSAVPISVRLGEKKEAEANNIFTSACLMIVITGLILGLAMFLAAPALIGLMGAEGELARLAVQYLRVYCLCSPVTTIVFAMDNYLKICGRVRSSMALNIVMSVLSAVLEFIFLFVFRFGIWAAALATCTSMFLCALAALYPFFGRKMQLRFVRPRLNRTMIKTIVTCGSPNFLNNVAGRITSIIMNMILLRVGGATAVSVYGILMFADGFVQPLLYGMCDSLQPAVGYNWGAGALKRVKDIEKRCFTAGAILSIASAVVIFCFPIPIASLFTQNADQALLDMAVPALKLFSSAYLIRWFSFATQSYMSAVEKPVPAMIISVCTAVVFPLLIIAVLWPMGLNGLWLNVPATSLLAAILAFFILNRFEQKEMREAAR; the protein is encoded by the coding sequence ATGAATTATAAGGAGCTGTTCTCAAAAACGCCGCCCACAAAGCTGTTTTTTACGGCGGCTATTCCCGGTTCCATCGGCATGCTGGCTTCGGCCCTCTATCAGACCATCGACGGCGTGCTGGTGGGACGGATTCTGTCGGGGAATGCGTTTGCTGCCCTAAACCTGGCCATGCCTTTAGTCATTATCAACTTTTCCCTGGCTGACCTGATCGGCGTGGGATCCGCCGTTCCCATTTCCGTCCGCCTCGGTGAAAAGAAGGAAGCGGAGGCCAACAATATTTTTACCAGCGCCTGCCTGATGATTGTCATTACCGGTCTGATTCTGGGACTGGCCATGTTCCTGGCCGCTCCCGCGTTAATCGGCCTCATGGGCGCTGAGGGAGAGCTGGCCAGGCTGGCCGTTCAGTATCTTCGTGTATACTGCCTGTGCTCCCCCGTTACCACCATCGTCTTTGCCATGGATAACTACTTAAAAATCTGCGGCAGGGTCCGCAGCAGCATGGCCCTGAATATTGTCATGTCCGTTCTGAGCGCCGTGCTGGAATTTATTTTCCTGTTTGTGTTCCGCTTCGGAATCTGGGCTGCAGCTCTGGCCACCTGTACCAGTATGTTCCTGTGCGCTTTGGCTGCGCTGTACCCGTTTTTTGGCAGAAAAATGCAGCTGAGATTTGTCCGCCCCAGACTGAACCGAACTATGATAAAAACCATCGTCACCTGCGGCAGCCCCAACTTTTTAAATAACGTGGCAGGAAGAATCACTTCCATCATTATGAATATGATTCTTCTGCGTGTGGGCGGCGCGACGGCGGTTTCCGTCTACGGTATCCTCATGTTTGCCGACGGCTTCGTGCAGCCTCTCCTTTACGGTATGTGCGATTCCCTGCAGCCTGCTGTGGGATATAACTGGGGAGCCGGAGCTCTCAAGCGGGTGAAAGATATTGAGAAGCGCTGTTTTACGGCCGGGGCCATCCTTTCCATCGCTTCCGCCGTGGTCATCTTCTGCTTCCCGATTCCCATTGCCAGCCTGTTTACCCAGAACGCCGACCAGGCGCTGCTCGACATGGCGGTTCCCGCGCTGAAGCTTTTCAGTTCAGCCTATTTAATCCGCTGGTTTTCCTTTGCCACCCAGAGTTATATGTCCGCAGTGGAAAAGCCTGTTCCCGCTATGATCATCTCCGTCTGCACGGCAGTGGTCTTCCCTCTGCTGATTATCGCAGTACTTTGGCCTATGGGCCTGAACGGACTGTGGCTCAATGTCCCGGCAACTTCTCTGCTGGCAGCGATTCTGGCATTCTTCATCCTGAACCGGTTTGAGCAAAAGGAAATGAGAGAAGCGGCCCGGTAA
- a CDS encoding TetR/AcrR family transcriptional regulator, which translates to MILKAVLSITRRTGFEAVNARSIAHELQCSTRPIFTCYENMEELKKEFLDYAFDFYSRYAEHYSQTAGGNPCLSLPLSYIAFASEETFLFKLLFVTDMDLDMKDANDFYTEIGNEQKAETFSEMIGVDLETAKRIFLDLFLYSHGIAVLTASGKLSLQRDKIEDMVQRFLSALINQEHAEKVC; encoded by the coding sequence ATGATTTTGAAAGCTGTTTTAAGCATTACACGCAGGACGGGTTTTGAAGCAGTAAATGCCAGAAGTATCGCCCATGAACTGCAGTGCTCAACACGCCCTATTTTTACCTGCTATGAAAATATGGAAGAACTGAAAAAAGAATTTTTAGATTATGCTTTTGACTTTTACAGTCGGTATGCAGAACATTACAGCCAGACTGCCGGTGGAAATCCCTGCTTATCTCTCCCGCTTTCTTATATTGCATTTGCCAGTGAAGAAACCTTTCTGTTCAAGCTCCTGTTTGTGACAGATATGGACTTAGATATGAAGGATGCAAATGATTTCTATACAGAGATCGGCAATGAACAGAAGGCTGAGACCTTCTCTGAAATGATTGGAGTGGATTTAGAAACGGCTAAAAGAATTTTCCTGGACCTGTTTCTTTACAGCCACGGCATCGCTGTCCTGACTGCATCCGGAAAGCTGTCTCTCCAGCGAGATAAAATCGAAGATATGGTGCAGCGTTTCTTATCCGCATTAATCAATCAGGAACATGCAGAGAAAGTCTGCTGA